The genomic segment GCCTCGGTGGCGGCGAGGTCGAAGCGCAGCTCCACCTGGGTGTCGCTGGTGTTGACGTGCTGTCCCCCGGGCCCGGAGGACCGCGAGAAACGCCACATGAGCTCGGCCTCCGGCAGGGAGACCGCACCGCGGATGACATAGGGCCCGGACATGACACCCAGTCTCCCCGGCGCCCGGCCGGTCCGTCACCTTCTTTTGACGCACGCCGACGGCTCACGGGGCCGGGCGCGGTGCGGAGGGGATGTACCGGGACGAAAGTTCGGCAAAGAAAGTAAAGGGACCTGGAACCTCGTGGCCTCCTCCTCGCGTTATGACGGGTGACGGTAGCTTTCGTGATGGCACGAAGCCCGCACATGACGAGGAAAGGGACTTCCCATGGCAGTAAGCCTGTCCAAGGGCGGCAACGTCTCGCTCACCAAGGAGGCACCGGGCCTGACCGCCGTCACGGTCGGCCTCGGCTGGGACGTCCGCACCACCACCGGCACCGACTTCGACCTCGACGCCTCGGCGATCGCGGTGAACCCGACGGGCAAGGTCGTCTCCGACGGCCACTTCGTCTTCTTCAACAACAAGTCGACGCCGGACCAGACCATCGTCCACACCGGTGACAACGTCACGGGCCAGGGCGAGGGCGACGACGAGCAGATCAACGTCAACCTGGCGGGCCTGCCGGCCGACGTGGACAAGATCGTCTTCCCGGTCTCCATCTACGACGCCGAGTCCCGCAGCCAGAACTTCGGCCAGGTGCGGAACGCCTTCATCCGCATCATCAACCAGGCCGGCGGCACCGAGATCGCCCGTTACGACCTCAGCGAGGACGCCGCCACCGAGACCGCCATGGTCTTCGGCGAGCTCTACCGCAACGGCGCCGAGTGGAAGTTCCGCGCGGTCGGCCAGGGTTACGCCTCGGGTCTGCGCGGCATCGCGCAGGACTTCGGCGTCAACCTCTGACGCGACCCGCGCCCACACGCGCAGTAGGTAACACCACGCTCAGGGCCTCCCCCGCACACGCGGCGGAGGCCCTGAGCGGTTCGGGCCGGTCGGTGCTGTTCAGCCGATGCCGATGGCGCGGGCCGGTCAGCGCGCCGGGAGGTCCGGGTTCGCCGGGTCGGCCGGGCGCTCGTCGCCGTACAGCCAGACCGACCAGAGCCGGGACAGGTCCAGGCCCGTCGCCTTCTCCGCGTACGCCGTGAAGTCGGCCGTCGAGGCGTTGCCGTGCCGGTGGGCCCCGGTCCAGCCCTTGAGCAGCGCGAAGAACCTCTCGTCGTCGTCCACCGCGAGCCGCAGCCGGTGCACGACCATCGCGCCGCGCCCGTACACCGGCGGTTGCGAGACGTCGGCGGCGGTCGGCGGCCCGGCGGGTGGGAAGGCCCAGTTCGCGTCGTCGGCGTACGCCTCCTCGAAGCTCTCCCGGGCCGGTGTGTCCTCGTGGTCCTCGCTCCAGAGCCACTCCGCGTACGTCGCGAAGCCCTCGTTCAGCCACATGTCCCGCCAGGTGGCCGGGGTGACCGAATCGCCGAACCACTGGTGGGCCATCTCGTGGACGAGGAGCCCGGTGGTCGGCGGCCCGGGGTAGTACGGCCGGTTCTGCGTCTCCAGGGCGTACTCGGAGTCCTCCGCCCGGTCCACGATCGCGCCCGCCGAACGGAACGGGTACGGCCCGAACCGCTCCGCCTCCCAGTCCAGGATCTGCGGAATCCGGGCGAGTCCGGGCTCCGCCTCCGCCGCCACCTCGGGGTCCACCGCGGTGAAGACCGCGAGACCCTCGTCGGTGCGGGACTCCTTCGTGGCGAAACGTCCGATCGCGACCGTCGCGAGGTAGCTCGCCATGGGTTCGGTGGTGCGCCAGGTGTACGTGGTGCGGGCGGGGTCGCCCGTAGCGGCCTTGGTGGTGCGGCGGGAGGCGAGTTCACCGTTGGAGACGGCCGTCAGCCCTTCGGGGACGGTGACCGCGACGGTGTAGGTGGCCTTGTCGCTCGGATGGTGGTTGCCGGGGAACCAGGCCGGCCCACCCGCCGGTTCGCCGAGGGCGACGGCCCCGTCCGCCGTCCGCAGCCAGCCCTCGTGGGTGCCGTCCGCGTCCGTCAGGGTGCGGGGTACGCCGGAGTAGCGCACGACCGTCTCGAAGGTGCGGCCCTCGCGGAGGCGGTCGGCCACCTCCGCGTCGGGGCGGAGGACCAGTTCGCCGCCCGCCCGGTTCACGGCGGCGGGCCGCCCCTCGACGGTCGCCCCGGTGACGTCGAGCCCGACCAGGTCGAGGTGGAAGGCGCTCAGGTCCTGGGTCGCCCGGGCGGTGATCGTCGCCGTGCCCGTCAGGTGCCCGGCCTTACGGTCGACGGCGAGCCGGAGGTCGTAGTGGGTGACGTCGTAGCCGCCGTTGCCGAGCTTCGGGAAGTACGGATCGCGCACCCCGGCCGCGCCCGGCGTCCCGGCCACCCCGGCCCCCGCGCCGGTACAGGCCGAAGCGGTACAGCCGAGCACGGCACAGGCGAGCAGCAGGACACCGGCCCGGGCCGGGCGGCGGCGTGTGGGGGTTCGGCGAGGCGCGGGACCGCTCCGGTGTGCGGGACCACTCCGACGTGCGGGATTGCTCCGGTGCGCGGGGATGGGCGGATTCACGGCGCGATCCTATGTACCGGGCACGCAGTGCGCCCGCACCCTCGCGGGGCGCGGGGCGCGGGGCGCACGAGCCGTGATCAGCGGGTGAGGGCGGCGACTCCCGCGCGGGCGAACTTCTCGTCGAGGTCGCCGCTCGGGGCTCCGGCGACGCCGACCGCAGCGACGGGCGCGCCCTTGACCTGGACCGGGGCACCGCCTGCGAGGAAGAGGGTGCCGGGGATGTCCTTCAGCGTCGGGGCCTGGTCCAGGCGCTTCACCAGCTCGGAGGTGGGGGCGTTCCAGGAGACCGAGGTGTACGCCTTCTTCTCGGCGGACCCGGGGGACTGCGGCCCGGCGCCGTCGCCGCGCAGACTGACGATGGTGTTGCCGTCCCGGTCGACGACCGCGACCGAGACGCGCTGGTTCTCCTTCTGCGCGGCGTCGAGCACGGCCTGCGCGGCCTTCGTGGCGGCGGCGACGGTGAGGTGGCTCGTCTGCTGGAGGTTCCGGTTCGCGGTGTCGGCCGAGACGGCGACGGTGGCGGACGAGGGGGCCGAGGCGCTGGCGGAGACGGCGCCGAACGTGCCCGCGCCCAGGGCGGCGACGGCCACCGCACCGGTCAGGACCCGGGCCCGCAGCGAGAACCTGCGGCCGGCGGAGGCGGGGGACGAGGGGGCGGCGGGGGACGAGGGGGCGGCGGGGGGAGTGACGTTCATGGCGGGTTCCTCCGGATCGGGTGCGGCGCCCGGCCGGTCGGCGGTGGCGCTCCGGTATCGATGCTCCGGCCGGAACACGGCCCGTACCGTCGTCGTACCGGCTCGGCCTCCGGCGCGGTCCGGTGGACTCTTCTGTCGGCCGATCGGTTGATGCGGGCCCGGCCCGGCCGGGTCACCATGGAGAAGGCATGGGCACATCCGCCCAGCTCACGGCATGTGCGGCGGAGCCCGCCGCACATCCGGGAGCACCGGTGACAACGAGCGTGAGGCGGGCACGAGGTGCGGCGGAGAACCGGTCCGGGGCGGGACGGACCGGCGGGCGGTGCTTCAGCCGGCCCCGGGTCGTCCGCCGTACGCACGCCTGATCCGGACGCCCGCTGGCTGGCGCTCCTGCTGCACGCCGCGTTCTTCCTGCTGCTGGGCGCCTCGCTCACCCGGTTCCTGATGCGCCACCCCGGCGAGGCCCGCACCCCGTGGGTCATCGCGCTGTCCCTCACCCTCGCCGTCGTCCACGCCCTCGGCCCGGTGCTCGGCTCGCGGCCCACCCCCCGCCGGTTCACCTGGCTCGCGGGGCTCGTCGCCGTCTGGATGGTGCTGGTCGTCCTCGCGCCGAGCTTCGCGTGGTGCGCCGTACCGCTCTTCTCCACCGGACTGCGGCTGCTCCCGCCTCGCGCCGCGCTCGTCCTGGTCTCCCTGCTCACCGCGTTCGTCGTGGCGGCGCAACTGCGGCTCGCCACCGGCTTCGACCCGAACCTCGTCCTGGCACCGCCCGCCGTCGCGGCCGTGGCGACCGCCGTCCTCGTCCACGTCCGCCGTCAGGCGGACCGCCAGCAGGAACTCGCCGTACGCCAGCGCGAACTCATCGAGGACCTGGTCCGTACGCGGCGCGAACTGGCCGCGACGGAACGCCGCGAGGGCACTCTCGCCGAGCGCCAGCGGCTCTCCATGGAGATCCACGACACCCTCGCGCAGGGCCTCTCCAGCCAGCGGATGCTGCTCCAGGCCGCGACACGTATCTGGGACACCGAGCCGGGCACCGCCCACGCCCACGTCCGTACGGCGGCCGGGATCACCGCCCGCAACCTCGCCGAGGCCCGGCGCTTCGTCCACGACCTGGCACCGGCCGACCTCGCGGAGGGCGCAGGCCTGGAGGCGGCCCTCCGCGCCCTCGCCGCACGGGCCACCGCGACGGGCGGGCCCGCCGTGCGCTGCCACGTGGAAGGCACCGCGCACAACCCGCTGCCGGACCGGGTGCAGTCGGCGCTGCTGCGCATCGCCCAGGGCGCGCTCGCCAACGTCGCCGAGCATGCCGACGCCACCACCGCCGCGCTCACCCTGACCCACCTGGACGATCGGGTGGTCCTCGACATCGCGGACGACGGCCGCGGGTTCGCCCCGGACGGACCTGCGGCAGCCACGGAGCAGCGGGACACTCCGATGCGCCGGGGCCACGGGCTGCCCGCGATGCGCGCCCGGGTACGCCAGCTCGGCGGACGGCTCACCGTCGAGTCCGCCCCCGGAGAGGGCACCGTGCTCTCGGCGGAGGTCCCGCTGCCGGACCCGGAGGTACCCGCCGCCCCCGAGGTACCCGGCCATGGTGGGGAGCCCGCCGGTCATGGGGCGCCCGCCAGCCCCGAGGAACCCGGCACACCCGAGGAGCCCGTATGACCCGCCGTACCGTACGCGTCCTGGTCTGCGACGATCACGCCGTCGTCCGCGCCGGGCTGCTCGCCCTCCTCGGCAGCGAGCCGGACCTGGAGGTCGTGGCCGAGGCCGGAAGCGGCGAGGAGGCCGTGGTCCTGGCCGCCCGGCTCGCCCCGGACGTCGTCCTCATGGACCTCCAGCTCGGCCCGGGGATGGACGGCGTCCAAGCCACCCGCCGGATCACAGCCGGAGCGGGAGCGAGCGACCGCGCGGAAGGCAGCGGCGCGGGAGGCAGCGGCGCGGAGAGCGTCGCGGGGCCCCATGTGCTCGTCCTCACGACGTACGACACCGACGCCGACATCACCCGGGCGATCGGCGCGGGAGCCACCGGCTACCTGTTGAAGGCGGAGCGCCCCGAGGAGCTGTTCGCCGCGATCCGGTCCGCCGCGCAGGGCCGCACCACGCTCTCCCCGCCCGTCGCGGACCGGGTGATGGCCCGGCTGCGTACCCCGCCACCCGCGCTCACCGACCGCGAGCGGGACATCCTCGGGCAGCTCGCCCGAGGGCTCGGCAACCGGGACATCGCCCGCGCGCTCTTCATCAGCGAGGCGACGGTCAAGACCCACCTGGGGCGCATCTACGACAAGCTGGGCGTCGAGACCCGCGCCGGAGCGGTCGCCAGGGCCAACGAGCAACGTCTGCTGCCCTGACCGGGGGCATCCGGTCCGAGGAAACCGGCCCCGGGGCGGTGGTGCCGCAGGTCACCCGGGGTCTGTCGTCCGGCCGTGCCGCCGCCCGCTCCCGGCATGACACCATCGAACCGTGCTCGACATCGGCTACTCCCTCTCTCGTCGCTTCCCCGACCCCCCGCAGACCGACTACCGCCGCGCGGACGTCCACGCGCTGCGGCACGACCTGTTCTCCGGGGACGTGTACCTCGCGGACACCAAGGCGGACCGCGAGGTATCCACAGCCTGGGGATGGGTGCCGGTGCTCGACTTCGCGTGGGCGCTCTGCGACATCGTCGAGCAGCTCGACCAGGACCCGCGCGGCAACCGCTCGCACAAGGAGCAGTACGCCGAGCTGGACTTCACCGAGTCCAGCGATCGCATGCTCTTCGCACGCCGGTTCGGCTGGGTGAACGTCGAGGCCGACTGGATGCACGCCGACGAACCTCCGCTCACTTTCGGCCACTCCCTGCTGCGCCGCGAGGCCCGCGACTTCCTCCAGGACCTGATCGCCGACCTCTCCGACATGCACGAGGGGCTCGCCGACAACCCGGTGATCTGGGACCTCCAGGCCCGCTTCCCCCGCCTCTGACCACGGGCCCACGCCTCCGGCACCATCACGCCTCCGGCAGGATCACGGCTCCACCCGGACCCCGATCTGCGCCGCGAACGCCGGGGCCAGGTCCATCAGCTGCACCGGGCTGATCACCGCGCCCGCCAGCCGCTCCACACCCCGCGCGATGTCCAGCTCGGCGGCGGGCCGCAGGTCCACCGAGTCCATCGTGACGTTGCTGAAGTCGGCCCGCCGCAGCACGCAGTCGCGGAACTCGACCCGTACCAGCCGGGCGTCCGCGAAGTCCGGCTCGGAGAGCACGCACCCCTCGAAGACGACGTCGGTGAGCCGGGCCCCGCGCAGGTTCAGGTAGTCGATCTTCCCGCCGCGCACCAGCACCCGTTCCAGCACCGCCCCGTGCATCTGCACCCCACCGAGGCGCGCGTCCACGATCTCCACGTCCCGCAGCGACGCCTCGGCGAGCTCGGTGGCCACGCCCCGTACGCCGGTCAGCACCGAGTCGAGGAACCGGGCCCGCACCAGCTCCGTACGGTCCAGCGCGCAGCCGTCCAGCGCGCAGTCCATGAACCGGGCGCCGCGCCCCGACTGGTCGGCGAGGTCCACGGAGGAGAACCGCAGCCCGTCGTAGTCGCCGTCCGCCTCCAGCTCGACGTCCTCGTACGGGGCGAGGGGCGGCAACCGCACCTCCGGCCGCCGCGCCGCCGCGATCTCCTTGCGCCCGCCGGCTCCCTTGCCGGTGCCGCCCCGGCTGCTGTTCCTGGTGTTGCTGTTCCTGCTGTTGCTGTTCCTGCCCGCGCTCGCCGCCATGGGCCCATCGTGGCGTACGGGACCGACAGCCCGGAGCCCCCCTCGCTTCCCTGCCCTCTGCCTTCCGCCCTGTGCCCTCTGCCTTCTGCGCTCTGCGCTCTGCCCTGTCAGTCCGCGCGGCGCAGGCCCACCGTGGACCAGCGCACGCCGGAGCGGCCGTGCAGGTCCGCGCGCCCGCCGACGTGGACCGCGCTCAGCCCCTGCCCCCTGGCGAGCCCGACGGTCTCGTCCACGGACACGTCGAACATCCGCCGGCCTGCCGGAACGGGCCCGTGCCGCAGGGTCAGGACCACCAGACCGCCCGGGGCCGTCACCCGGCCCAGCGTCTCCATCCCCGCCGCCCGCTCCCCGGCGTCCAAGTGCATCCAGACGGCGGTCAGCAGCACCAGGTCGAACCGCCGCCCCAGCGCCCGTACCGCCCGCAGCTCCGGCAGTTCGTCGTCCAGCCACTCGACCGGCCGCGCCGCATGGATCACCCGCCCCCGCTCCCGGAGTTCAGCCGTCGGCTCCACGGCGACCACCGCATGCCCCAGCGCCGCCGGCGCGGCGGCGTCCCGTCCGCTCCCCGCCCCGATGTCGAGCACCGCGCTGGGCCGTTCGGGGAAGAGCTCCAGCGCCTCGCGGTGCACTTCGGCGAAGGTGACGCTCTCGTACTGCTCCACCAGCGCCTCGGCCGCATCGGCGTAACCTGCGGTGCTCGACCTGCTGTTGGCCCCCGTCACGCGCCCG from the Streptomyces sp. NBC_01335 genome contains:
- a CDS encoding pentapeptide repeat-containing protein, which codes for MAAARRPEVRLPPLAPYEDVELEADGDYDGLRFSSVDLADQSGRGARFMDCALDGCALDRTELVRARFLDSVLTGVRGVATELAEASLRDVEIVDARLGGVQMHGAVLERVLVRGGKIDYLNLRGARLTDVVFEGCVLSEPDFADARLVRVEFRDCVLRRADFSNVTMDSVDLRPAAELDIARGVERLAGAVISPVQLMDLAPAFAAQIGVRVEP
- a CDS encoding sensor histidine kinase, producing the protein MRRRTGPGRDGPAGGASAGPGSSAVRTPDPDARWLALLLHAAFFLLLGASLTRFLMRHPGEARTPWVIALSLTLAVVHALGPVLGSRPTPRRFTWLAGLVAVWMVLVVLAPSFAWCAVPLFSTGLRLLPPRAALVLVSLLTAFVVAAQLRLATGFDPNLVLAPPAVAAVATAVLVHVRRQADRQQELAVRQRELIEDLVRTRRELAATERREGTLAERQRLSMEIHDTLAQGLSSQRMLLQAATRIWDTEPGTAHAHVRTAAGITARNLAEARRFVHDLAPADLAEGAGLEAALRALAARATATGGPAVRCHVEGTAHNPLPDRVQSALLRIAQGALANVAEHADATTAALTLTHLDDRVVLDIADDGRGFAPDGPAAATEQRDTPMRRGHGLPAMRARVRQLGGRLTVESAPGEGTVLSAEVPLPDPEVPAAPEVPGHGGEPAGHGAPASPEEPGTPEEPV
- a CDS encoding TerD family protein; protein product: MAVSLSKGGNVSLTKEAPGLTAVTVGLGWDVRTTTGTDFDLDASAIAVNPTGKVVSDGHFVFFNNKSTPDQTIVHTGDNVTGQGEGDDEQINVNLAGLPADVDKIVFPVSIYDAESRSQNFGQVRNAFIRIINQAGGTEIARYDLSEDAATETAMVFGELYRNGAEWKFRAVGQGYASGLRGIAQDFGVNL
- a CDS encoding GlcG/HbpS family heme-binding protein; the encoded protein is MNVTPPAAPSSPAAPSSPASAGRRFSLRARVLTGAVAVAALGAGTFGAVSASASAPSSATVAVSADTANRNLQQTSHLTVAAATKAAQAVLDAAQKENQRVSVAVVDRDGNTIVSLRGDGAGPQSPGSAEKKAYTSVSWNAPTSELVKRLDQAPTLKDIPGTLFLAGGAPVQVKGAPVAAVGVAGAPSGDLDEKFARAGVAALTR
- a CDS encoding M1 family metallopeptidase encodes the protein MLLACAVLGCTASACTGAGAGVAGTPGAAGVRDPYFPKLGNGGYDVTHYDLRLAVDRKAGHLTGTATITARATQDLSAFHLDLVGLDVTGATVEGRPAAVNRAGGELVLRPDAEVADRLREGRTFETVVRYSGVPRTLTDADGTHEGWLRTADGAVALGEPAGGPAWFPGNHHPSDKATYTVAVTVPEGLTAVSNGELASRRTTKAATGDPARTTYTWRTTEPMASYLATVAIGRFATKESRTDEGLAVFTAVDPEVAAEAEPGLARIPQILDWEAERFGPYPFRSAGAIVDRAEDSEYALETQNRPYYPGPPTTGLLVHEMAHQWFGDSVTPATWRDMWLNEGFATYAEWLWSEDHEDTPARESFEEAYADDANWAFPPAGPPTAADVSQPPVYGRGAMVVHRLRLAVDDDERFFALLKGWTGAHRHGNASTADFTAYAEKATGLDLSRLWSVWLYGDERPADPANPDLPAR
- a CDS encoding response regulator transcription factor codes for the protein MTRRTVRVLVCDDHAVVRAGLLALLGSEPDLEVVAEAGSGEEAVVLAARLAPDVVLMDLQLGPGMDGVQATRRITAGAGASDRAEGSGAGGSGAESVAGPHVLVLTTYDTDADITRAIGAGATGYLLKAERPEELFAAIRSAAQGRTTLSPPVADRVMARLRTPPPALTDRERDILGQLARGLGNRDIARALFISEATVKTHLGRIYDKLGVETRAGAVARANEQRLLP
- a CDS encoding class I SAM-dependent methyltransferase, with the translated sequence MTGANSRSSTAGYADAAEALVEQYESVTFAEVHREALELFPERPSAVLDIGAGSGRDAAAPAALGHAVVAVEPTAELRERGRVIHAARPVEWLDDELPELRAVRALGRRFDLVLLTAVWMHLDAGERAAGMETLGRVTAPGGLVVLTLRHGPVPAGRRMFDVSVDETVGLARGQGLSAVHVGGRADLHGRSGVRWSTVGLRRAD